A window of Kyrpidia spormannii genomic DNA:
CGCGGCCACTCGGTTTATGGGATACATCATGCAGCTTCTCGGCAACCCAACGCAATTGATGGTTCGGATCTAAGAGGGGCTGAGCCATTTCCGAGGGTTGGAGACCGACGACGCAGAATCGGATAGGTGCCAGATGCACAATTGATCGGTCTGCGGTATACTACCTCTGTGGGTATTCGGAAGGAGGATTAGGCATGTCGAAAGAAGTGACGGATGCCACGTTCGCCAGTCGAGTCGAGCAGGTGGCCGGGCCGGTATTGGTGGACTTTTGGGCGCCTTGGTGCGGGCCTTGCCGGATGTTGGCTCCAGTTCTTGATGAACTTGAAAAAGAATGGGCTGGAAAACTGGAGATTTATCGGTTGAATGTCGACGATAATCCGAGCACGGCGGGCCGTTTCGGAATCATGAGCATCCCCACCCTGCTCTTGTTCAAAAATGGGCAGGTGGTCCAGCAGGTGATCGGTTATCAGAACAAAGCCCGCTTGTCGGCGACCCTTCGGCCCCATTTGAGCTAAAGGGCCTTGATCGCCGGAGTCGAGTATTCTATAGTGTGAGGTAATAGAAGGGGCAAGGCGAAGACGAGGACCAGTACAGAGGTGTAAGACGGCCCCAGAGAACGGGCTCGTGGCTGGGAGGCCCGCGCCGTCCCCTTTGGACCCCCCCTCGGAGCTGCTGCCGGAGCGGACCGCCGTGGATCCGCGAAGGTGAGCCGTGGCCGGGCGTTAACCGGATCCGGGTTGTCCGGGATGAGGGGGCCGATGAGGCCAACGAAGGTGGTACCGCGGAAGGGGCTCTTCCGTCCTTTAAGACGGGAGAGCTTTCTTATTGCCGCGAGGTTCGGATCGCGTGGAGAGGAGAGCCGGGTAATGATCGAGAAGAATCTATCTTTTCTCGGCGCTGGGGCGATTGCCGAGGCATTGATTCGGGGATTGTTGGATGCCGGGGCGGCCCGGGCGGACCGGATTCGGGTCGCCAATCGCTGGAACGGGCAAAAAAAGGACAGCCTGGCTCGGCGGTACGGCGTGGTGGCGGTGGAGCGCCCTGAAGCGATTCGCCGGGGCGAGGTGCTGATTCTGGCCATGAAACCGAAAGACGCCGGAGACGCGTTGGTCGAGGTGAGGGATCACCTGCAGGGCCAGCCCCTGATCCTTTCGGTTTTGGCTGGCATTCCGACGGAATGGATCGAGCGGCAGCTCGGGGGACAGATTCCAGTCATCCGGGCCATGCCAAACACCTCTTGTCGGGTGAGGGAATCGGCCACGGCCCTGGCCCCGGGCCGTTACGCAACGGCGGAACAGATGAATCTGGCGGAACAGATCTTTGCTGCTGTCGGCCGAGTGGTGGTGGTGCCAGAAAGCCAGATGGATGCGGTCACGGGGTTGTCGGGAAGCGGTCCCGCTTACGTATATTACCTGGCTGAAGCACTGATGGCATCGGGCAGGGAGATGGGTTTGGACGAGAAGGTATGCCGGGGGTTGGTGGAACAGACGCTTTACGGAGCGGCGCTCATGCTCCGCAATACCGAGGAGTCGCCGGAGACCCTGCGGCGGCAAGTCACCTCCCCGGGAGGGACCACGGAAGCGGGAATCCAGGTGTTGGAGCTGCGCCACGTGGCGGAGGCCCTCCGGGAGGCGGTGCGAAGGGCGGCGGAGAGGAGCCGGGAGTTGCAAGAGGCTTTTGCTGAGTCTGCGGCCTCGGAGGCCGATGGGTAAGCGGCCGCTCTTGACAGTGGCGACCCTCTGAGCGGTCAAAGCCGGAAAGCCGCCCGCATTGGATCGTAGGGCGGCTCGGCCAGTGAGGTGGGCCTGCCCGGTTTGACGCGGCTACTGGACTTTCTCCATCCGGCGCCTATGGATCTCTGCCATCCAGCGCTCGTAAAGGGCATCTGACAGATCGACGTGGGGTTCGTGGGGCATGTGGAGCCGCCGGTGCTCCGGCGAGAGCTGTGCCAAGGATTGGGCAGCCGTCTGTCGGGCTGTATCCGGCGTAATCTTATCGATCAGTCGACGACCGTCGCGGTACACCGGGCGGAGCAGTCGGATGGCTTCGTAATCGGTGACCACCTTTTGTTTCCAGCGATATTCCGGATGAATCATTCGCAGAGGACCTTTTGGGTCTTCTTCGTCCTCCAAAATGATGAGGTCGCCGACAAACTGTCCATCCTTCAAAAGGCGCACCACGTTCTTGCGGCCGGGCAAGGTGACCTTGGTGGGGTTTTCCGAGAGTTTGATCGGGGTGCTCAGGTGGCGTTCCCCGTTTTCCTCCCATTCAATTGCCGCCAGCTTGTAGACTCCGCCCAATGCGGGGTCGGACCGCGCGGTGATCAAGTTCGTCCCGACGCCAAAGGCGTCGATGGGCGCGCCTTGGGCCAAAAGGTCTCGAATAACGAACTCATCCAGATCCGAGGAAGCGATAATCTGGGCGCCCGGAAACCCGGCCTCATCCAGAGCCTTTCGACAGACTCGGGACAGATAGGCGAGGTCCCCGCTGTCGATGCGCACCCCAATCGGTTCGTATCCCTTCTCCCGGAGCTTTCGGAACACAGCAATGGCGTTGGGCAAGCCACTGCGCTCCACGTCGGTGGTGTCTACGACAAGAAGACATTGGTCGGGAAATGCCTCGGCGTAGGCGGTAAAAGCCTCAAGTTCCGCTTCCTTCGCCTGATCCGGAGACTGGACGTCACGGTGAAAAGCGAGAACAAAGCTATGGGCCATGGTTCCCGTAATGGGTATCCCGAATCGGCGTCCCGCTTCAGTTGTCGCGGTTTTACTGACTCCCCCGATGTATGCGGCCCGGGCCCCGTCGATGGCGGCGTCCACCCCTTGGGCCCGGCGGGCTCCCATTTCGATCACAGGTTTGCCGGCGGCTGCCTCCACCATCCGGTGAGCGGCGGTGGCGATGAGGCTCTGATGGTTCACGTACGTAAGGAGCATCGTTTCCAAAAGTTGAACCTCGAATAATTTCCCCTCCACCCGCAGCATGGGTTCCCGGGGAAACATCACCGTTCCTTCTTCGGGCGCGTAGATTGTCCCGTGAAATCGAAAGCGGCGCAACAAGTCCCAGAATTGCTCGTCTCGGATCTGAGGGGCTACACTTTGTAAATATCGGATTTCGTCCTCTCCGAAACGAAAATTCTCGATACCTTGCAGGACCCCCTCCAGGCCGACGAAAAGGACGTACGGGTGCTCGAAGGGTCCCTTTCTGTAAAAAAGATCGAATACAGCTGTGCGCTCGTGGATTCCGGCGCGAAAATACCCATAGGCCATCGTCAGTTCGTAAAAATCAAAGAGCAGCGGAAAACTCACCGGTGCTCCTCCTTTCGTGCCCCAAACCGGTGACCCCCGGGCCAACTCCGGGTTCTGGATTGCAACCTTCGGGATCTCATTAGAATTGTAGCACAATCCGCTGCAAAACACCCATTGCTCCCACTTCCATGGCACCCACGGAAAATAAAAACAGATAGCCACGTTTCAGTCCGTGTGATATAATACATAACTAATAATGACAGATTTAACGTCAACGTATGGGAAAAACTCCGCCGGGGGTGAGGTGGGGTGGACCGACAACTGTTTGATCGGATCGATGAGGCCGGCACCCCGGTGGATTTGCGGAGGCTCCATGCTGCGGCGGTCCGAACGATTACAGACCCCCGTATGCTGTCGACCTTCCATGACCGTTTATTCTGCCGCGTCGTCGCATTGGCTGAGGAAGCTTTGGAACGGGACGGCTGGGGTCTGGCCCCCGCTCGTTACTGTTGGCTTGAACTTGGCAGCGGGGCCAGGCGAGAGCAGATGATCAGCACCGACCAGGACAATGCCCTGGTTTACGACTCGCCCGAAGGAGCCGAACATGCCGTGGAAGGCTATTTTGCAGAGATGGCCAGGCGCGTGGTCGGGGGGCTGGATGACGCGGGGTACCCTCTGTGCCGGGGCTATGTCATGGCGGTGAACCCCCGGTGGCGGGGCACACCAGAACAATGGGCCCGCCGGATCCAGGGATACCTGGATTACCCGGATTGGAGCAATGTACGGCTGTTGTTAATTGCCGCCGATCAGCGTCCGGCCTGCGGAGACGCGGGGCTCGGTCATCGCGTGAGGAAAGGGGTTGTTTCCGCCCTTCGGGATGCCCGCTATGCCCTGTGGTCGGCGGCAGATCACGGCTGGCGGGTTGGGCGGGCGGCCCTGACCGCCCTGGGGCGCCTCCGTACCGGGGCCGAGGAGCGGCAGGGGATGGTGGATATCAAAACCGGGTTATACGCCCCTTTGGTGGGCAGCGTCCGACTTTGGGCCCTGCGGGCGGGGATCGAGGAACCGGGGACCCGCGAGCGGATCGAGGTACTCGAAAAGAGCGGACTTTGGAGTGCTGAAGAGGCTCGGGCGGCGGCTGAGGCCCTTCGGATCTGCCTTGCCCTTCGCTGGAAAAGGCATCGGGATTGTCTCCTCGCAGACCGGCCGCCGGATGATTGGGTGGATCCTGCGGAGTTGCCGCGGGACATGGTGGACCAGCTTTTCCGGGCTCTGTCTGCGACCCGGGCCCTTCAGAAACGAACCTATCAGTATTTTCAGCATCTCTACCGGCGGGGGTGAAGAAAGCGTGAAGCCGCAGCGTCTGGGATGGTTTCAACGGCTGTTGAAAAATCGCGATGTCACGGCACTGCTCGCCGCGTCCGCTGAGGGTTCTGTTGCCACTGAGGCGGCTCTGCGCCAAATGGTCCGGGAAATCAACCGCCGGGATATCTGGGAAGAGCCCTTGGATCGCTTGACCTACGTGGTGTTTGATACGGAAACCACGGGGTTCGATTGGCGTACCGACGCCTTGATTGAGATCGGTGCCGTACGGGTGGAAAATGGGCAAGTCCGCGAAGATCAAACGTTCTCATCACTGATCGCTCTTGAACCCGGTCGCCGAGTCCCGGAGGTGGTCCGGCGGATCACCGGGCTGAGTGAACAAGAACTCTGGCGAGCTCCCAAAGTCCAAGACGTATTGTCGCGGTTCATGGCGTTTTCCTCAGACGCTGTTTTGGTCGCTCATCACGCCGGACACGATGTTAATTTCCTTAACGTTCCATTAAACCAATTCTACGGCATTGAGTTGCCCCGTCGGGTCGTGGACACCGCCCAAGTGGCCCGGCGACTGTGGCCCGACAGCGGCGAGGCCACTTTGGACTATCTCATTGAACGCATGGCGATTCCGCCGCTGACTCGTCACCGGGCTTTGAACGACGCCCTGTTGACTGCCCGGATATGGAGTGTATTTCTCACCTTATTTACAAGAAAAGGTCTGACAAAATGGGGAGAGTTTTTTACGTGGATGAAAACGGACGTTGTTATTGGTGATGAATATTGACATCTGCGGTTATTGTATATATCATATAAAGTGTCTCTTTCATATCCGCGAGATTGAGGAGGGTGGGCAATGATCAAATGGGCGAGATGGGGGTTCCTGCCGGCTCTGGTCCTTCTCGCACCGTCTGTGGTCTTGGCGGCGGATCCGACCGTCAAGGATGTCGCCCAGGCGGTGGACACAGTGTGGGTTGCGGTGACCGCGTTCTTGGTGTTTTTCATGCAGGCCGGTTTTGCCCTGTTGGAGGCCGGATCGACCCGAATGAAAAATGCCGGCCACATCGCCGGGAAAAACATCTTGAGTTTTGGCTTGGCGGCGCTGGTCTTCTGGGCGGTGGGGTTTGCCATCAGTTTTGGGCAGGGAAATGCGTTCGTCGGAACTCAGGGGTGGTTTCTCAACGTCAGTGATGATATGGTGAATCAAGTTTTCGGTTCGTTGTCTTACAGCGACGTCCCCCTTGGCGCCAAGTACATGTTTGAAGTCGTGTTCGCAGGGGTATCACTGGCTATCTTTTGGGGCGGCATCGCCGAACGGGCTAAACTGATCGTGTACTTCATTTTCGGGATTTTGTTTTCAGCCCTCATCTATCCCGTTGTGGCGCACTGGATTTGGGGCGGCGGCTGGCTGTCCGGTCTCGGGATGCAGGATTTTGCCGGATCGACGGTGGTCCATCTTCAAGGCGGAGTCGCGGCTCTGGTGGGGGCGATGCTGCTCGGTCCGCGCATCGGCAAATACGGCAAGGATGGCAGCGTTCATTCCCTGCCCGGGCACAATACCGTATACTCCGTCCTCGGCGTCATCATCCTGTGGTTCGGCTGGTTCGGGTTCAACCCCGGCAGCACCTTGTCGGCATTGAACGTTTCTTTTGCGTATATCGCTATGACGACCAATCTGGCGGCGGCAGCCGGGGGCGTGGCGGCGTTGTTGACCGCGTGGGCCGTTCTCGGTAAGCCGGACATTCCAATGATGCTCAACGGGGTCCTAGCTGCTTTGGTGGCCATCACGGCGAGTTGCGCGTTTGTGGAGCCCTGGGCGGCAGTGGTCATCGGGGCGGTGGCCGGGGTGGTCATGGTCCTCTCGGTGCAGTTTTTTGAGAGGGTAGCCCGGGTGGACGATCCGGTGGGAGCCTTTTCGGTTCACGGTGTGGCCGGGATCTGGGGGACTTTGTCCACGGGGTTTTTTGCATCTCCGGATTTGGTGAAATCTGTGGGCGTCGGCGCGCCGGGCCTGTTCTACGGCGGCGGGCTGCACCAGCTTGGCGTGCAGGCGGCCGGGGTACTGGCGGCCGGGGTGTATGTGTTCGTGGTGTCGTTCATCATTCTCTATGCGATCAAGGCCACCGTTGGTCTGCGGATCAGCCGGGAAGAGGAGATCATCGGCCTGGATGTCAGTGAACACGGCGCATCGGGGTATCCGGAACAACTGCCCCACGGCGGTGAGTTCTCCCAAGGGGGATCTTCCGGAACTCGCGCGACACCCACGGCTTGATTTGGATCGCATTTAACGAAGCTGTCGAAAGAAGGACACCGAGGCGCTCCAAAGGGGGATGGGAGACGATCGGTGACGGGGTGGTGAGTAGATTTCACCACCCTTCTCGTCTTTTTTCGTCCCTCACATTCCGCTGGTGCCGAACTCCCAACAACTGAGGCTCAAGGACCCATATTGGTAATACTGGCATAATCGCCGGGCCGCGCGGTCCCCGTCGGCCGAACCCATGGCGATCAGGAGAGGAACAAAATGTTCGTTTCGCGGAACGGCCATGTGGGCATAAGGGGCCTCGGACTTATAGCGAAAAAGTGCTCGGGTGTCCCAATTCTCGATCCGATCTCGTAGCCAGTCGTCAAAGCTCTGCGCCCAGTCTGCCGGAAGTCCGTCTTGTTCTCGGCTCCAATCGAGAGACCACAGATTGTGCACCGTCCCACCGCTGCCTAGGATCAGCGCGTCCCGACGAAGGGGAGCGAGGGCCCGACCGATGGCGTACTGCTTTTCCGGGGGTAGGGCGGGATTGACGGACAGGGTCGCCACGGGCACGTCCGCATGGGGGAACAGGAGGCGAAGCACCACCCAGGCGCCGTGATCGAGCCCGCGGCCTCGATCGATTTTGGCGGGAATACCAGCCTCGTCAAGAAGGGTTCGAGCTTCTTCGGCCACTTCCGGCGCTCCTTGGGCGGGGTAGACAATCCGATAAAGGTCATCGGGAAATCCGAAAAAATCGTAGATCATCCCGAATTGCTCGGGGGCGCCAATGAGCTGCACGGGAGATTCCCAGTGGGCGGTGAATAGGAGCACCGCCTTGGGTTTTGGAAAACGGGAAGCAACGCTTTGCAGAAGCTGTGTGTATGGGTTGTTTTCAATGGCCAAAGTGGGGGCTCCATGGGCAATGAAATACGCCGGGTTCACCAAAGTCCCTCCTTATCGTCACACTCTTTGGGTATCCTGGCGCCTTCTGGGGAGAAGGGCCGGTCGCCCGAAGGATTAGGAAGGCTGAGGGGTTGGAGTCGGCAGAGCGTACCCTTCTTTGTACTTCTCCTCAATAAAAGCCCGAATGTCCTTCGCCCTTTTGCCATCTCTCCACAGCCCTATGGACTGAGCTGCGATTTCCAAACAGACGCCGCAGCCGGCGCCGTGGCTATTCCAAACCACCGACCCGTCCGGATTAACAGCGCGGATGAAGCAGTCCCTGTTGCTTTTATGCCCCGCGCTTTCCCCACATCCGCAATAGCATGGGATCCATTGCAACAGTTCGGTGGATTTGCCGGCGGCTGCATAGATTTGGCGGACCGCTTCCTGCTGGTTGTTTAAAAAGGTCGGCAATACTTCAGCAGAGGCTGTAGTTTCCAGGATATCGCCCTGATAGGAGGAAGAGGAACCACAGGCCACAAGAAAGGTGGATGACAAAAGAAAAACAATGCTGAGGTGGAGGATTTTTGAACGCCTCATTTCTGCTACCTCTTTCTGACAGACTCGCCTTCACTCTCTCCAATGTCGTATCGCATAGGTAAAATGCGGAACAGGGGAGATATGATGGCTTGGTTAGCTCGACACGGTTAGGCTAACATAAGAAAAGGGTGTGGGTAAACCACCAAAACCCTTCAGACCACGCCGAGTTCTTGGAAATGCCGAATGGAACTCCCGCGGATGTGCCAAATGCGGCCCCTTGACACGGCTGAGAAATTCACGTAAGGTGAAGGTAATTGTAAACCGAATACTCGCGATGGATCCTTACTCTTATCCAGAGTTGGCGGAGGGACGGGCCCGATGATGCCGCGGCAACCGGTCGGAACACCGGCACGGTGCCAATTCCTGCGGGGAGACCCCGGAAGATGAGAGAGGGGGACAATAGTCCGACCTCTTTCCACCGGAAAGGGGTTTTTTGGTGGGTTTAGGGGATGGAGGCGAGGAAGACGCGCGGAGTGGGGGGATCTGGGGATGTACAATGTGCACGGTTTACGGGAAAAGTTAGCCCTCGGCAAGTTTGTGACCACGGTGGAGTTGGAGCCGCCCAAGGGGGCGGATCCCTTGCCCACCATGGAAGCGGCCAAATTCCTCCGGGGCAAGGTGGATGCGGTGAATATCGCGGACAGTCCCATGGCCACCCTGCGGATGAGCCCCATCGCCCTGGCTCACATCGTCCAGGAGGATCTGGGCCTTGAAGCGATTTTTCACCTGACCTGTCGGGACCGCAACCTGCTCGGCCTTCAGAGCGAATTGTTGGGTGCGGCGGCCCTGGGGGTGAGGAACATCCTCACCTTGACCGGGGATTCTCCCAGCCGGGGGGATCATCCCGAGGTTAAAGGGGTGTTTGAGACCGATTCCATCGGTTTGGCCCGGCTGGCTGAACGACTGAACCAAGGCTACGACTTGACCGGCCACGAACTGAGCGGCCCGACCCGGTTCTTGATCGGCGGGGTGGCCAATCCCGGGGCGGAAGATTTGGACGCCGAAGTGGCCAAATTGGCGGCCAAGGTGGAAGCCGGGGTTCGCTTCGTCCAGACCCAGCCGGTGTTCGATATCGAGACGGCCTTGCGTTTCTGGGAGCGCACCCGCCACCTGCCGGTCCACATCCTGTTCGGACTTCTGCCGCTCAAGTCCGCCCGCCAAGCCCGCTATTTTAACGAGAAGGTACCCGGGGTGCGGGTGGGGGAAGACGTGATTCAGAAAGTGGAAGAAGGCGGCCGGGCTGCGGGGATCGCCCTCTGCCGGGAGTTGTACGGGGGACTGAGGGAGTTCGCGGCCGGCGCCCATCTCTTTCCCATCGGGGACCTGCGGGCGGTGTACGAGATCCTGGATATCGACACCGATTTTCGCCGGGCTGCGATTTAAAGGGCACCAGCCCGGATGGAGCGGTGCGGAAGGGCTCGACGCTCCGCTCCATCCCGCCCGACGGCCCTGCAACCCCGAGCGGGTTCCCAGTTTTCAACGGGGCAACAGAAATCCCATCCGTTCGAAGACCAGGTGCAGATTCGGTTCCGCCACAGCCTTGGCTTTGGCCGCCCCCTCGGCGAGAATGCGGTCCAGCTCCTCACTGTCGACCAGCTCTCTATACCGCTCTTGCAGCGGCTCCAGCCGGGCCACCACCGCTTCGGCCAGATCTTGCTTAAAAGGTCCATATCCCACCCCGGAATACTGTTTCTCCAGTTCGGGGATCGTTTTGTCCGTGCATGATGAATAAATGGTGAGCAAGTTGCTTACGGCCGGTTTCCGCTGGGGATCGAAGCGCACCTCCGCCTCGGAGTCGGTCACCGCCCGGCGGATCTTTTTCCGGATGTCGTCGGGGCTGTCCAGCAGGGAAATGTAGCTCCCGGGGTTGGCGCTGCTTTTGCTCATCTTTTTCGTCGGGTCGTCCAGGGACATGATCCGACTTCCCACTTTGGGGATCATGGGCTCCGGGATGACAAACGTATCCCCGTACCGCTTGTTGAACCGCTCGGCCAGATCCCGGGTCAACTCCAGGTGTTGTTTTTGGTCTTCCCCCACCGGGACATGGGTGGCCTGATACAACAAAATGTCCGCCGCCATAAGGGCAGGATATGTAAACAGGCCGGCGCTCACGCCTTCCTTGCCCTCAGATTTCTCTTTGAACTGGGTCATGCGCCCGAGCTCACCGTAATGCACCAGGCACTCCATCAGCCACCCCAACTGGGAGTGGGCGGGGACGTGGGATTGAAGGAAAAGGACCGACCGACGAGGATCGATCCCCGCCGCCAGATACAGAGCGCTGAGTTGTCTCGTCTGCCGGTGCAATGCGGCAGGTTCCTGGGGGACCGTAACGGCATGGAGGTCCACCACGCAGTAAAAACTTTCGGCTTCATCTTGGATGTCGACAAAATGGCGCAGGGCGCCGAGGTAATTGCCCAGGGTGGGCGTGCCGCTGGGCTGCATCCCGGAAAATACGCGCATCGTGGTCACCTCGGCTTTTATCATACCAAAAGGTCGGACCGGACTGCCACGGCGAAAACGGATTTCGACGTTTTTTGACGTCTTTTTTTACATTCGGCAAAATAGTCGATGGCGAGGGGGGACGGGGGTTGGCCGAGGTTCATGTGGAGAAAAAGACGGCCGGGCGGATGTTGCAACCGGCCACGGGGTATCTGACAGGATTCACCCATTCGTTGAACCCGTACATCGGGTGCGCCTTTGGCCGACCGGTGGACAACCTCGGCCGGGACACCGTCGGTTGCCCCTACTGTTACGTGCGGCGCCTGCCGGTGGCTTTACTCCATCCAAAACCCTGGGGGACCTGGGTGACGGTCAAAGAGGGTGCCCCGGAACGCCTTCGCCGGGAGCTGCGGCGCAGCCGGGTTCGGGGAGAGACACTCAGAATCTTCCTGGGCTCCTCCACAGACCCCTATCAGCCAGTGGAAGGGCGATGGAAGATCACCCGGGAGCTGCTTCGGGTGATCGCGGAAGAAGGAGGCGTCGACCAACTGGTGGTTCAAACCCGTTCCCCCATGGTCCTCCGGGATGTGGATCTCCTGCGAGCCCTGGGCAAAAAAGTGCGGGTCAGTCTCACCGTGGAGACCGATGACGAGAAGGTCCGCCGCCTGCTCACCCCGACCTCGCCGCCGGTCTCCGGTCGCCTTCGGGCCTTGGCGCGATTGCGGAGGGCCGGCGTGCCCACTCAAGCGGCGGTGTCCCCGGTTTTGCCCATGAACCCGTACAGGCTGGCCCGGCTGCTGGCCGAGGCGGCGGACCGGGTAGTCCTGGATACCTTTCACCTGGGAGACGGATCCGGTGGAAAGCGGAGCCGGTTGCTGGGCATGCCCCGGCGGCTTGAAGCGGCCGGTTATGAGGGGTGGTTTGACCCGGATCTTCATCTGCGCCTGATCCCGATCTTCGTAGGCATTCTCGGCCCCGGACGGGTTGGACTGGGAGCTGCAGGATTTGCTGGAATGAACCTCACGTCACCACCGCACCCTAGGGGGGAGTGAAAGGAAAGGAGCGGGTCGGGTGGATACTCTGGGACATGGGTTTTGGATGTACGCGATATTTCGAAAACGAAGAGACGTTCCTTTTTTGGTGGCCGGGGCCCTGGCGCCAGATCTGTGGTTGTGGAGTGCCGGGCTGTTCATGATCCTGACGGGCCGAGGGGGCACGTTGCTCCGGCAGGGCCTGGACGGGTTGATGGGGCGGCCGTGGGTGTTTGCCGGGGACAGCCTGAGTCATTCCCTCCCCCTATGGAGCGCAGTGATGGTGGCGGCTCTCATCGGCCGATTTCGGGCCGCGGCAGCGGTGGCCGCCGGGGCCGCGCTCCATATTGCCGTGGACCTGTTTACCCACCGCCAATTTGCACCGGCCTACCTGTATCCTTTTTGGTCCCGGCCGATCGCCGGCTGGGTGGAATCCGGATCCTGGTGGTTTGTCGGGGGGGATTTGGCCGCCATGGCCGCAGTTTTCCTCTTTCATTGGCTTCGCCAGCGGGATACAATGAAAACTGGGTGAGTGGAATGATCGAGGAACATCGTTGGCTGAAGGAGAAATTGGCCCTCCTTCCCGGCAAACCCGGCGTCTATCTGATGAAGGACGCCGAGGGCCGGGTGATTTACGTCGGGAAGGCGAAAACGTTAAAAAATCGCGTGCGTTCGTATTTTACGGGTAGCCATGATGCGAAAACCCAGAAACTCGTCTCGGAAATCCGGGATTTTGAATACATCGTGACGGACAATGCGGTGGAAGCGCTGATTCTGGAGTGCAATCTGATCAAGCAGCACCAACCCCCCTTCAACATCATGCTCCGGGATGATAAGTCCTACCCGTATATCAAGATTACCCGGGAGGAACACCCCCGCCTGGAGATCGTCCGGCGGATGGCCAAGGACGGAGCGTCCTACTTTGGCCCGTATCCGAACTCCGGTTCGGCGATGGAGACCAAGCGCTTGTTGGATCGCCTCTACCCGTTGCGCAAGTGCCGGAATCTCAAGAAAAAGGTCTGTTTGTACTACCACATCGGCCAGTGTCTGGCCCCGTGTGAGTATCCCGTGGACCCGGAACGGTATGAGGCGATCCGCAAGGACATTGGGCGGTTCCTGAACGGGGGCCACGGGGAGATTGTCGAGGAGCTGGAGCGGCGGATGCACGAGGAAGCCGAAGCTCTGCGCTTTGAGCGGGCGAAGGAGCTCCGGGATTTGATCCAGCACATCGGGCGGGTGATGGAGAAGCAGAAGATCGTGTTTCAAGATCAGGTGGACAGGGATGTTTTCGGATTTTATGCGGAACGGGGAAGGATGTGCGTCCAGGTCTTTTTTATCCGGGGTGGGAAATTGATCGAACGGGCGGTGCAGATTTTTCCTTTTTACAACGATCCCTTAGAGGATTTTGGCTCTTACGTGGCGCAATTTTATTTTGAGGAGACCGAGCGGCCCAAGGAGGTTTACCTGCCCGAAGGGGTGGAGACAGACGTGCTGGGGGAATGGCTGGGGGCCCGGGTGGTGGTGCCCAAGCGCGGCCCCAAGCGGCAGTTGGTGGAGATGGCCTGTGAGAACGCCCGGATCGCGCTCCAGG
This region includes:
- a CDS encoding PCYCGC motif-containing (lipo)protein — its product is MRRSKILHLSIVFLLSSTFLVACGSSSSYQGDILETTASAEVLPTFLNNQQEAVRQIYAAAGKSTELLQWIPCYCGCGESAGHKSNRDCFIRAVNPDGSVVWNSHGAGCGVCLEIAAQSIGLWRDGKRAKDIRAFIEEKYKEGYALPTPTPQPS
- a CDS encoding methylenetetrahydrofolate reductase; this translates as MYNVHGLREKLALGKFVTTVELEPPKGADPLPTMEAAKFLRGKVDAVNIADSPMATLRMSPIALAHIVQEDLGLEAIFHLTCRDRNLLGLQSELLGAAALGVRNILTLTGDSPSRGDHPEVKGVFETDSIGLARLAERLNQGYDLTGHELSGPTRFLIGGVANPGAEDLDAEVAKLAAKVEAGVRFVQTQPVFDIETALRFWERTRHLPVHILFGLLPLKSARQARYFNEKVPGVRVGEDVIQKVEEGGRAAGIALCRELYGGLREFAAGAHLFPIGDLRAVYEILDIDTDFRRAAI
- the trpS gene encoding tryptophan--tRNA ligase, whose translation is MRVFSGMQPSGTPTLGNYLGALRHFVDIQDEAESFYCVVDLHAVTVPQEPAALHRQTRQLSALYLAAGIDPRRSVLFLQSHVPAHSQLGWLMECLVHYGELGRMTQFKEKSEGKEGVSAGLFTYPALMAADILLYQATHVPVGEDQKQHLELTRDLAERFNKRYGDTFVIPEPMIPKVGSRIMSLDDPTKKMSKSSANPGSYISLLDSPDDIRKKIRRAVTDSEAEVRFDPQRKPAVSNLLTIYSSCTDKTIPELEKQYSGVGYGPFKQDLAEAVVARLEPLQERYRELVDSEELDRILAEGAAKAKAVAEPNLHLVFERMGFLLPR
- the uvrC gene encoding excinuclease ABC subunit UvrC, coding for MIEEHRWLKEKLALLPGKPGVYLMKDAEGRVIYVGKAKTLKNRVRSYFTGSHDAKTQKLVSEIRDFEYIVTDNAVEALILECNLIKQHQPPFNIMLRDDKSYPYIKITREEHPRLEIVRRMAKDGASYFGPYPNSGSAMETKRLLDRLYPLRKCRNLKKKVCLYYHIGQCLAPCEYPVDPERYEAIRKDIGRFLNGGHGEIVEELERRMHEEAEALRFERAKELRDLIQHIGRVMEKQKIVFQDQVDRDVFGFYAERGRMCVQVFFIRGGKLIERAVQIFPFYNDPLEDFGSYVAQFYFEETERPKEVYLPEGVETDVLGEWLGARVVVPKRGPKRQLVEMACENARIALQEKLALEERDLERTVGAVRELGDVLAIAAPRRIEAFDNSNLQGTDPVAAMVVFVDGQPAKKEYRKFKIKTVQGPDDYASMREVIRRRYTRVLREKLPLPDLIVVDGGRGQIGAALEVLQDELDLEIPVCGLAKDDRHRTDQLFLGDDPVPVPIDRHSQGFYLLQRIQEEVHRFAITFHRQTRGKRIMHSVLDDIPGIGEKRKRKLLQHFGSVEAIRQASVEEFRQAGIGDRLAEQILQALK
- a CDS encoding radical SAM protein, whose protein sequence is MAEVHVEKKTAGRMLQPATGYLTGFTHSLNPYIGCAFGRPVDNLGRDTVGCPYCYVRRLPVALLHPKPWGTWVTVKEGAPERLRRELRRSRVRGETLRIFLGSSTDPYQPVEGRWKITRELLRVIAEEGGVDQLVVQTRSPMVLRDVDLLRALGKKVRVSLTVETDDEKVRRLLTPTSPPVSGRLRALARLRRAGVPTQAAVSPVLPMNPYRLARLLAEAADRVVLDTFHLGDGSGGKRSRLLGMPRRLEAAGYEGWFDPDLHLRLIPIFVGILGPGRVGLGAAGFAGMNLTSPPHPRGE